A section of the Primulina eburnea isolate SZY01 chromosome 1, ASM2296580v1, whole genome shotgun sequence genome encodes:
- the LOC140827185 gene encoding probable magnesium transporter NIPA6, producing the protein MGASDNTRGLILAMLSSLFIGASFILKKKGLQRAAAAGTRAGVGGYTYLLEPLWWAGMITMIGGEVANFVAYIYAPAVLITPLGALSIIISAVLAHFMLRERLQKMGIVGCIACIVGSVIIVIHAPQEQTPTSVQEVWILAIQPAFMIYVAATVSIVLALTLHFEPLYGQTNIVVYLGICSLMGALTVVSIKAIGIAIKLTLEGINQFTYAQTWFFLSVAVICVITQLNYLNKALDTFNAALVSPIYYVMFTTLTIIASAIMFKDWSGQDLSSITSEICGFITVLSGTVILHTTREEESAPPAGNITWYDVDSSKDKQKLKLLRPWNHLIGPEVLVSG; encoded by the exons ATGGGGGCTTCGGATAATACGAGGGGTTTGATTTTGGCAATGTTGTCAAGTTTGTTTATTGGAGCCAGCTTtatcttgaagaagaaaggtCTACAGAGAGCAGCAGCTGCTGGTACACGCGCAG GTGTTGGAGGCTACACTTACTTACTAGAACCTCTTTGGTGGGCTGGCATGATTACGA TGATTGGCGGAGAGGTGGCTAATTTTGTTGCTTATATTTATGCCCCAGCTGTCCTCATTACTCCTCTTGGTGCACTGAGTATTATTATCAG TGCTGTTCTAGCGCACTTTATGTTGAGGGAACGACTGCAAAAGATGGGCATAGTGGGATGTATCGCTTGCATCGTTGGTTCTGTAATAATTGTTATTCATGCTCCTCAAGAGCAAACTCCAACTTCTGTACAAGAAGTCTGGATTTTGGCCATTCAACCAG CATTTATGATATATGTAGCAGCTACAGTATCCATTGTACTTGCCCTGACGCTTCATTTTGAGCCTCTTTATGGGCAAACCAACATAGTGGTTTATTTGGGCATTTGTTCCTTAATGGGTGCCCTAACG GTTGTGAGCATAAAGGCGATAGGAATCGCAATAAAGCTCACTTTGGAGGGAATCAATCAATTCACATATGCTCAGACTTGGTTTTTCCTTTCAGTAGCAGTTATATGTGTCATCACGCAGTTGAACTATCTGAATAAG GCACTTGACACTTTCAATGCGGCCCTTGTTTCTCCAATATATTATGTGATGTTCACAACTCTGACTATTATTGCAAGCGCAATAATGTTTAAG GACTGGTCAGGTCAAGACTTGAGCAGCATTACCTCTGAGATATGTGGATTTATCACGGTTCTCTCAGGAACCGTAATACTTCACACTACAAGAGAAGAGGAGTCTGCACCTCCAGCTG GAAACATAACATGGTATGATGTGGATTCCTCAAAAG ACAAACAGAAATTGAAACTGTTACGGCCCTGGAATCACCTCATAGGCCCAGAGGTTCTCGTGTCTGGTTAA